The Moorena producens PAL-8-15-08-1 genomic interval GGTGCGATCATCAATTATTTGGGTTGTCTGGAACTTACCTTGACCATTCCAAATATGTATATAAGTATCTGGATCAATTGCTCCCACACTGATTGGAATATCAAAGATGCAATTAATAATAAATATTTCTCCCGTATTCTGATCGTAAGCGGTATGGGCTGCACTCATATGCATAGGAAAAATCCAGGGTATTTTAATATCCCCAAGACTTGGTATGCCATTTATTTCTAAAGGAATCCATTCCGAGCGATCGCCTACAGGTGTCACTGGTTTTAGGGTGGTTAAGTCAAACTCGAAAGGACGACCTGAATCAATGGTGGCAAACATACGCCAAGAGTTATTATCCGGATCTTGGAAAGCTTGAATTGCTGTATTACATTGGTTTTGTACGCCTAATCTGGGGCTTAGACGAGCCAAACCTCCCAGATTACGAAATCTAAATAATCTCCCAAACAGTAATTTTCGCAAATTTGTTAAGTATGTCCACCAGGGCTGTTCATTTATTTTTTGATCGCAGATGACAGAAGGCGTGCGAAATTGTTCGCTTTTGAGATGGATGCTTCCGCTTTTAAAATCTAAACGATACAACTGTCCATAGCCATTAAACCAAGGAGTAGCTCCATTTTGAGGTGTTGGAACTAACCAAAAAGCGTGTCCCTCACAATCAGAAGGAATTTCTCCCTCAATTACATTCATCTCTAGGTCGAGAGATGCTGTATTGTGTTCGCGGAGGTTATTGGGTAAGTCAGTTGAAAATGTTGCTTTCGGTTTTGCTGTCATGGTTACTGTTTTGGTCTATAACCAATACGCATATATCTTGGTATATTCTACCAGTATAAGTAAATGTTAAGACATAGTTCTCTTCTGTGATAGGAAATTTTACGTTCCGAAGTTCTCTTTAAACTAAAATACTATGTCCTCAACTATAATTCCAGGGCAAACCCATCTAAATTCTAGAAGTCTTACTCAGAAGCGATTCAGCCCAGTTTTGGGTAGACAGCCCGGTTTTCGAGGTTTCCACAAGGCTATCAGCTATGCACAGGTGCAACTCGTGAGCGACTGCATCAAGACAGCGTGCCCATAGCCCATAAGTGGATAACTGATAACTGATAACTGATAACTGATAACTGATAGCTGAACGCGCACCCGTGGGCGTAGCGCATTAGCTGATAGCTGATAAGTGACAGCTAAATTATTACAAAATTGTCCCTCTCTTATATTACTTTAAAAAACTCGTTATAATAGATGACAATTAATTCCTAAAAAATCAACTATGCTGACTGGCTCAATGTTACTAAAAATAATCACAGTCTTGACCGCAATGGGAATGAGTTTACTTTTAGGGAACGTAGATTACTACAATAGATTTAACCCTCAGCAATCTTACCCCACAGCAAATAACTACCAGACCAAACAAAACAAAACTTTAACCAAGATTGAATTTGGCCAGACTAAAGATGGTCAAAACGTTTATCTCTATACTTTAACCAATACCAATGGTTTAGTAGCTAAGATAACCAACTATGGTGCTACTCTTACTGAATTACACTTGCCTGACAACAGCGGTAAGCTAGACGATGTCGTGCTGGGATTTGATAGTCTAGAAGCTTATTTGACCGCTAAGCACTACCTATATTATGGTGCAATTGTTGGTCGCGTCGCTAATCGGATTAAAGATGCTCAGTTCACTCTCAATGGTCAAAAGTATGATCTAGCTGCTAATGCCCCTCCCCATCACATACATGGTGGTAACAAAGGTTTTGACAAAGTGGTTTGGAAAGCTGAACCAATTAACAGTAGCCAAAGACAGGCACTAAAACTAACTTATCTGAGTCCTGACTCAGAAGAAGGATATCCAGGTGATTTGAAAGTGACAGCCATTTACACTCTGACTAACGATAATGAGTTAAAGCTGGAAATGACTGCTACCACTAACAAACCTACTCCTGTCAACTTGGTAAATCATACATATTGGAACTTGGCTGGTCATGGTTCTGGGAATATTCTAGGACAATATTTAACGATCAATGCCGATAGATATACGCCTAACAACGAACAGCGCATCCCTACAGGAGAGATTAAATCAGTTAAAGATACACCCTACGACTTTACTCAGCCTCAGTTGATTGGAGATGGCATTAATCAGCTTAGAAATACCCTAAAGCCAAACTATCCAGGAGGCTACGACCTCAATTATGTCTTGAATGGAGAATCAGAAAAAATAAAACTCGCAGCTACTGTATATGAACCAAAATCTGGTCGGGTGATGGAGCTTCACAGTAATCAGCCAGGAATACAGTTTTTTTCGGGAAATCTTCCTAAGCTTAGAACTGTGGGGAAAGGAGATGTTGTTTATACAAATCATCAAGGTTTGTGCTTAGAGACACAACATTTTCCTGACTCAGTCAATCAGCCTAACTTTCCTTCGGTTATCTTGCATCCAGGTGAAACTTACCGACACCTAATGGTTTATAAATTTTACACCAAACAAAATAATCTAGGAAAAATTATTGCTCCCAATACTCAAGTTGAAAAGGTAGCAGGAGGTTTTAAGTTTACTGAAGGACCTGTTTGGCATCCCGACGGCTTTCTACTATTTAGTGATATTCCAGCTAATACCATTTATAAATGGCAACCAGAGCAAAAAACCGAGATTTTTCGTCAACCTTCTGGCAATGCTAATGGTAATACGTTAGACCGCTCAGGGCGTTTAGTTACTGCCGAACATAGTAATCGTCGTCTATCCTTAACACAGAAAGATGGAAAAATTGTAACTCTAGCTAGTCACTACCAAGGCAAGCGGCTGAATAGTCCCAACGATCTAGCAGTCAAATCAGATGGTAGCATCTATTTTACCGATCCTCCCTATGGCATCAAATCGGAACAAGAAGAATTAGGCTTTTATGGTGTTTATCGCCTAGCACCAGATGGCACACTAACTCTGCTAGTTGATGACTTTGTGCGCCCTAATGGTATTGTCTTTTCCCCAGATGAAACTAAATTATATGTCAATGATTCACAAAGAGGTCATATTCGGGTTTTTGATGTCAAGCCAGACGGGATGTTAGAGAATGGAAAACTTTTTGCCGAACTGAAACCTCCTAGTAAAGAGGGGGCAGCAGATGGTATGAAGGTAGACATCCAAGGAAATGTTTACAGTACTGGACCTGGGGGAGTTTGGATTTTTGATCCCAGCGGCAACCTACTGGGCATTATTGAAGTGCCAGAAGCTCCCGCTAATTTAGCCTGGGGCGACAGCGACTACCAAACCCTCTATATTACAGCAAGAAACAGTCTTTATCGTATCCGCCTTAAAATTCCGGGAGTGCTACCAGGCAGAATGGAAAATGACAATTAGATTCTAAGCTATAGGTGCAATTATGGCGTAACTGACTTGACTACTTCCACTTCGGCAATAAATGCTTGATTTCCTTGAGAATTTCTCTTGGCATCCTGTACTTGCAGTGCTTGTTTCTTATTCGGTGAAAACCATCCTACTTCAAGAAGATATAACCCAGGTGATGTTTTTGGTGTGATAGTCAGCTTACGGACATCACGTATAATTGTCCCAGGAGCAATTCGAGCAAGAGGCAGATAGCCATTCAATAGACTTGCCTGTGAACTGTTGAACGTGTTTCCATCTTCATTGCTTAAGCTCATATTAAGCGCAAAGTTTGGTGGTACTGGCTCTAGAAATTCCCAGTAAAAGGTGACTAAAAGCTCATCACCTGGCTTTAGCTTAGAAGTCTTCAAGTCATAACCTAGCAAGCGCACCTGTTCACCAAAAGACAGGAAAAGGGGTACTTGGATGTGTTCTAAATCCTCTGGTAAGGGAACTGGTCCAGGATAGACTTGTACATAGTCAACACCATGAAGCTGTACAGTGTAGAATGGTTGCTGCACTAGAAAGTAGTCTAACATCTCCGATTCCGGAAACATACGCTGTATTTGATTGATATAAAATACCACGCGATTAGCTCCTGTCCAGCGTCTTGGCTCAGGGCATTTATTCCTGCATATGCCTTTAATTTCACCCTGAAAATAGGGAGCAAAAGCTGCACTATACCATACAGATACCTTCATTTCTCTGGCATTGGGGGACTGGTTTAACCATTGTGCAGCTTGATCTAGACCTTCTCCTTGACCCATCATCAGCAAATTCTTGGCAACACGGGAACCACCCAGTAAAGGATTGTAGTACGTCAGGTAGTAGGGAAAGTGTGGCACAAGGAAAATTATTTGGGCAAGTGCTAGTGTGAGTGCTGTCTTGACTCCCCGGATTGTTCGCCACCTATCGCTTCCCCTTGACCATAAAGGAGTTCCCCAATATTTAACCCAAGCCCCGATTTTTCTCCATCCAGCTCCAGCTAGCAAGGCTAACTCTGGCCAGATAATCATAATGTAGCGATCGTACTTTCTATCGATAACTGAAACGATTACCAAGACAGAGATTGGGATTAAGGTAAGTGCAACCAGCTCAGGAATTTTAGCCCGGTGCTGCCGCAGCCTGGGAATGAGCAGTGCTGCTAAACAAGTCAACAAACCTACTTGCAGTGTAGGTGATAAACGATACGCTAGCGCTAGGGGATAAAAAATTAGTCCGGGTGAATCAGTGACCTGTCCCCAAAAGAATTGGTCGCCTGTATCAGCTTCTTGCAATAAGCCCTCGTAAAGCTTACCCAAAGTCTCTAAGGGAGCTACCCATAGTGCTGGCCAAATTAGAAAGATAACTGAACAAAAGCTTATACCCCAAAGCATCATGTCTACAGTCTGTCGCTTCCATCCCCGCTGGGGAAAACTGGCTTGCCAGACACCTAACTCAATCAGGACAATCCAGAGTCCAACCCCAGGCAAGACAAAAATAGTCGGTATTTTTCCAGCTACGGCCAGCCCCATTAAGGCACCTGATGCTACAAGGGTTCGACGAGTGCCATCTCCCCGTAGGTAAAGGAGCAGCAGTAGCAATCCCAAAATACCAAAGTCAGTTTGTAACGCATCAGTGGTGATGGAGCGCTGATAGGCTAAAAAAAACGGTTCTAGGATTAGGAGGCTAATCGCTGCTAGCGCTGCCGGTCGCCCTAACAGCCGTTTGGCAAGTATGTATATCCCTACCATGCAAGCTGAAGTCATTACTGCTTGTAGCAGGCGCGGCATAACGAATGAGCTGATAGGGAAATTGGTTGTATTTAAACAGGCTTCCAGGCTTTGTGTCTGATTCAGGTTTAGCCAACCTTGGAACAGCTTGTGAAATTGACAATTGAGTAGCTGGCTGCTGCCAGTGAGCCACATATTGGTAACACCTGGATGATGGCGGAGATAGGTGTCCGCTAGATCTCCTTCGAGCAACCGCCATAGAAACAGGCTACCCCGGCGCATCCAATTCATCTCATCTACATTGAAGGCAACGGTAATCGCTAAGACACGCAGCACTAGTGAGACCAGGAAAATTGCCAACAGAATTGGGTTGCATCCGAGAGATCTGAGGGCTTGACAGCCGAAACTAGGAAAACGTGGGATAGACTTCATTTCTGTGACCTTATTCTCGAAGACTGGACTCTTAGCTGTTCCAGAATCTTTTAATACTTAGATAATTCTGGTGAACGAACGAGTTTCCTAACTTTACCATCTTGTTTCGATGTCACATAGATTTCTCCTTCTTCGTCCACCCCGAATCGCACATCAGAGCGTTTTTTACCAATGATTTCTAGAAAAGAAGCGTCTTGCTCTCCGTCAAAGAGTCTGAGTTCTTTTATTTTTGCCTGTTTGCCATCGACAAGTTCATCCACAGGAACGTGGAAAAATCTGGCATCATGAGCGAAGTCAGCAAAAATGTATTGACCGATTAATTCAGGAATTGCTTTGCCCCGATAAACATAACCACCAGCGATCGCAATTCCATAGAAGCCTTTTATGTCGGGGGGGATGTCATGGTCATATTGGGCAACGGGATAAGTATAGCCATAGGAGCGATCATTTTTGGGTAATGCAAACAAAACATTTTCATTATTTTCCTCTATAACCCAAGTACCTTCCCGCTCGCCCCAACCATAGTTAGCTCCTTTGATACCAAGATTAATTTCTTCAATAAAAGCCTGACCAGTATCAGCAATCAACATTTTGCCTTCGCCACCAGTATCCCAGCTAAAACGATGGGGATTACGCAGTCCATAAGCCCAGATTTCACCCAAGGTCTTAGGATCGTCATCTGTAACAAAAGGATTATCACCAGGAATACCATATTTACCATTAACACTCTTATTCCCAAAGGGATCGATTCTGAGAATTTTGCCCAGGGGTGTTCCCAGATTCTGTCCATTATCCAAGGGATCGGTATCACTAACAGGATAGCCATCACTACCGCCATCAGCTACTGCAATGTATAGCAAGCCATAATCATCATCTCCTGGTTTAGCATTGGGATTAAAGCCCAATTGTCCAACATTATGATCTGGGTAAGGCTCTTCAATGCGCAAAATCTCACGGGATGTTCCCGCAAAAGTATTGCTAGAAGGGTTTGTTGCCTTCCACTCGCGAATTACATCGTGGTGGGCACTTTCGATAATGTTCTTGTTACTGTTAATAATTGGTTTGGTAACGGGGAAGTCAGGAGTACCGCCAGTTTTAACTTCGCTAGTTACAGTATAAAAAATTCCATTGTTAGCAAATTCTGGATGAAAAGCAAAATAAGCGAAGCCCTGTTGAGGAGTTTCATAGGTAAAGTCTGCACAAATTAGTTTTTTCAGATTCATATAAACAGTAGCAGTGCCGTCAACAATGGCATACAACTTGCCACGCATATCGTTAACAAATAATCGTCCGCTACCATCTCCTGCATGGGTAAGCAGGTTCAAGCGAGCAGCTTTCTTTCTTCCAGTTCCACTATTGGGAATTTTAACAACTTCTTCCAATCCGACAGAGAGTTCTGACTTTTTAATTGGCTCGGGAATGGGATCGGTTATCTGGGCAGAAGAAATGCTGGAAACAGCAAAGATGACCAAGAAGAGCGACAAGATAAAATAGAGAAGGCGAAATTTCTTCATACATAATATGAATGCTGCTAAGGTAAGGGCGCAGACGCTAAAAATCTGAGAAATACCAAAATACGAAACTCCTTGCTATAACTACCTTGTGAGGGATTGAGCTTGGAGTCATGGTGGCGTAATTTGGTTTTTTGCATGTTACAGCTCAAGGCACTGGTTCCGCAATTCTTGCCCACTAGAGCAATAGTAATAGAAACTACTGATAGTCTTGTTATAAATTGTTAGTATAGTAATTTATCTCTATTAACTAAGTCTTA includes:
- a CDS encoding galactose-1-epimerase, with product MLTGSMLLKIITVLTAMGMSLLLGNVDYYNRFNPQQSYPTANNYQTKQNKTLTKIEFGQTKDGQNVYLYTLTNTNGLVAKITNYGATLTELHLPDNSGKLDDVVLGFDSLEAYLTAKHYLYYGAIVGRVANRIKDAQFTLNGQKYDLAANAPPHHIHGGNKGFDKVVWKAEPINSSQRQALKLTYLSPDSEEGYPGDLKVTAIYTLTNDNELKLEMTATTNKPTPVNLVNHTYWNLAGHGSGNILGQYLTINADRYTPNNEQRIPTGEIKSVKDTPYDFTQPQLIGDGINQLRNTLKPNYPGGYDLNYVLNGESEKIKLAATVYEPKSGRVMELHSNQPGIQFFSGNLPKLRTVGKGDVVYTNHQGLCLETQHFPDSVNQPNFPSVILHPGETYRHLMVYKFYTKQNNLGKIIAPNTQVEKVAGGFKFTEGPVWHPDGFLLFSDIPANTIYKWQPEQKTEIFRQPSGNANGNTLDRSGRLVTAEHSNRRLSLTQKDGKIVTLASHYQGKRLNSPNDLAVKSDGSIYFTDPPYGIKSEQEELGFYGVYRLAPDGTLTLLVDDFVRPNGIVFSPDETKLYVNDSQRGHIRVFDVKPDGMLENGKLFAELKPPSKEGAADGMKVDIQGNVYSTGPGGVWIFDPSGNLLGIIEVPEAPANLAWGDSDYQTLYITARNSLYRIRLKIPGVLPGRMENDN
- a CDS encoding PQQ-dependent sugar dehydrogenase; its protein translation is MKKFRLLYFILSLFLVIFAVSSISSAQITDPIPEPIKKSELSVGLEEVVKIPNSGTGRKKAARLNLLTHAGDGSGRLFVNDMRGKLYAIVDGTATVYMNLKKLICADFTYETPQQGFAYFAFHPEFANNGIFYTVTSEVKTGGTPDFPVTKPIINSNKNIIESAHHDVIREWKATNPSSNTFAGTSREILRIEEPYPDHNVGQLGFNPNAKPGDDDYGLLYIAVADGGSDGYPVSDTDPLDNGQNLGTPLGKILRIDPFGNKSVNGKYGIPGDNPFVTDDDPKTLGEIWAYGLRNPHRFSWDTGGEGKMLIADTGQAFIEEINLGIKGANYGWGEREGTWVIEENNENVLFALPKNDRSYGYTYPVAQYDHDIPPDIKGFYGIAIAGGYVYRGKAIPELIGQYIFADFAHDARFFHVPVDELVDGKQAKIKELRLFDGEQDASFLEIIGKKRSDVRFGVDEEGEIYVTSKQDGKVRKLVRSPELSKY
- a CDS encoding ArnT family glycosyltransferase, producing the protein MKSIPRFPSFGCQALRSLGCNPILLAIFLVSLVLRVLAITVAFNVDEMNWMRRGSLFLWRLLEGDLADTYLRHHPGVTNMWLTGSSQLLNCQFHKLFQGWLNLNQTQSLEACLNTTNFPISSFVMPRLLQAVMTSACMVGIYILAKRLLGRPAALAAISLLILEPFFLAYQRSITTDALQTDFGILGLLLLLLYLRGDGTRRTLVASGALMGLAVAGKIPTIFVLPGVGLWIVLIELGVWQASFPQRGWKRQTVDMMLWGISFCSVIFLIWPALWVAPLETLGKLYEGLLQEADTGDQFFWGQVTDSPGLIFYPLALAYRLSPTLQVGLLTCLAALLIPRLRQHRAKIPELVALTLIPISVLVIVSVIDRKYDRYIMIIWPELALLAGAGWRKIGAWVKYWGTPLWSRGSDRWRTIRGVKTALTLALAQIIFLVPHFPYYLTYYNPLLGGSRVAKNLLMMGQGEGLDQAAQWLNQSPNAREMKVSVWYSAAFAPYFQGEIKGICRNKCPEPRRWTGANRVVFYINQIQRMFPESEMLDYFLVQQPFYTVQLHGVDYVQVYPGPVPLPEDLEHIQVPLFLSFGEQVRLLGYDLKTSKLKPGDELLVTFYWEFLEPVPPNFALNMSLSNEDGNTFNSSQASLLNGYLPLARIAPGTIIRDVRKLTITPKTSPGLYLLEVGWFSPNKKQALQVQDAKRNSQGNQAFIAEVEVVKSVTP